One part of the Augochlora pura isolate Apur16 chromosome 3, APUR_v2.2.1, whole genome shotgun sequence genome encodes these proteins:
- the LOC144468110 gene encoding uncharacterized protein LOC144468110 isoform X2, translated as MDAGLSWILCFGLILVVSQGWAIDCFKCVSIDGDNKPCDDPFHNNGSLAFLESPCLGGRKGRDGLFPATACIKIAGIYDESGISLTVRSCALDSGSLTTDSEIIRMSHCGGFYFDDKYVRGCVQSCNDADACNGSTRHAASFMLLILSLFAEFV; from the exons ATGGATGCCGGCCTCTCTTGGATCCTCTGTTTCGGGCTGATACTCGTCGTGTCGCAAG GCTGGGCCATTGACTGTTTCAAGTGCGTGTCAATCGACGGGGACAATAAGCCCTGCGACGACCCGTTCCACAATAACGGGAGCCTGGCATTCTTGGAGTCGCCATGCCTGGGAGGCCGCAAGGGCCGCGATGGTCTCTTCCCTGCGACCGCGTGCATCAAAATAGCAGGCATATACG ATGAGTCTGGGATCTCGTTGACGGTGAGGAGCTGCGCGTTGGACAGCGGATCTTTGACGACCGACTCGGAAATTATAAGAATGTCGCACTGCGGTGGATTCTACTTCGACGACAA ATACGTCCGCGGTTGCGTGCAATCCTGCAACGATGCGGACGCTTGCAACGGGTCCACGCGACACGCAGCTTCGTTCATGCTTCTAATCTTGTCGCTTTTCGCCGAGTTCGTCTGA
- the LOC144468110 gene encoding uncharacterized protein LOC144468110 isoform X1, with protein sequence MDAGLSWILCFGLILVVSQAGWAIDCFKCVSIDGDNKPCDDPFHNNGSLAFLESPCLGGRKGRDGLFPATACIKIAGIYDESGISLTVRSCALDSGSLTTDSEIIRMSHCGGFYFDDKYVRGCVQSCNDADACNGSTRHAASFMLLILSLFAEFV encoded by the exons ATGGATGCCGGCCTCTCTTGGATCCTCTGTTTCGGGCTGATACTCGTCGTGTCGCAAG CAGGCTGGGCCATTGACTGTTTCAAGTGCGTGTCAATCGACGGGGACAATAAGCCCTGCGACGACCCGTTCCACAATAACGGGAGCCTGGCATTCTTGGAGTCGCCATGCCTGGGAGGCCGCAAGGGCCGCGATGGTCTCTTCCCTGCGACCGCGTGCATCAAAATAGCAGGCATATACG ATGAGTCTGGGATCTCGTTGACGGTGAGGAGCTGCGCGTTGGACAGCGGATCTTTGACGACCGACTCGGAAATTATAAGAATGTCGCACTGCGGTGGATTCTACTTCGACGACAA ATACGTCCGCGGTTGCGTGCAATCCTGCAACGATGCGGACGCTTGCAACGGGTCCACGCGACACGCAGCTTCGTTCATGCTTCTAATCTTGTCGCTTTTCGCCGAGTTCGTCTGA
- the Su(fu) gene encoding suppressor of fused: MYGNMREREEFCRSYPPGLPAQPPTTRAPGLDALHSLCKEIYPDQSNPLTVTAVVKYWLGGPDPLDYISMYENPGCPELGVPPHWHYISLGLSDLHGDGRIHPKSGPGRPSGFGFELTFRLVRERNELTPPTWPANVMQQLAKYVFNSGNMLMPGDHVSWHAPLDNGNGRITQILMGRDPQLPTSIYTPHGDVSFVQIIGVTSEELQAAQHWNGLGLVSLLKTSHVCGPWLVTDMRRTRSIMEDEPSIAEKIQSGIEKEGSNLSGVSAKCWWVQVNYDRSSERYREKRNESDEEEDEEEDIKPIIKSERLSPCELDSSLSHDNFVKVLPGLHLTFNLEAGSLLPLAIKGRVMHGRHFTFKSILSNTAVTIVAPTVTGTLVSREKPYVVQGPWLQVLLPEDLSEKMAQEFQILNSPNEVQLPKTFSWPEHKLVITVIND; the protein is encoded by the exons ATGTACGGAAACATGCGCGAAAGAGAAGAATTTTGCCGAAGTTATCCACCCGGATTGCCAGCCCAGCCGCCGACGACACGGGCTCCGGGCCTTGACGCTTTGCACAGTCTTTGCAAAGAGATCTATCCAGATCAAAGTAATCCACTCACTGTTACCGCAGTCGTTAAATACTG GTTGGGGGGTCCGGATCCTCTCGACTACATAAGCATGTACGAGAATCCTGGCTGTCCTGAATTAGGCGTACCACCGCATTGGCACTACATCAG tttgggCTTATCAGATTTACACGGAGATGGTAGGATACATCCAAAAAGTGGTCCAGGACGTCCCAGTGGATTTGGATTCGAGTTGACCTTCAGATTGGTCAGAGAAAGAAACGAGTTGACCCCTCCTACTTGGCCAGCGAACGTAATGCAACAGTTAgcaaaatatgtttttaattctGGGAATATGTTAATGCCTGGTGATCATGTATCATGGCATGCTCCTCTCGATAATGGCAATGGTCGCATTACACAGATCTTGATGGGCAGGGATCCTCAATTACCAACATCTATCTACACACCTCATGGCGAT GTTTCATTTGTTCAAATTATAGGCGTGACATCTGAAGAATTGCAGGCTGCACAACATTGGAATGGCTTAGGTCTTGTgagtttattaaaaacgagCCACGTTTGTGGACCTTGGTTGGTAACAGATATGAGAAGGACACGTTCCATTATGGAGGATGAACCCTCTATTGCAGAAAAGATACAAAGTGGTATAGAAAAGGAGGGGTCCAACTTGAGTGGTGTGTCTGCAAAGTGTTG GTGGGTTCAAGTAAACTATGACAGAAGCTCAGaaagatatagagagaaaaggaacgaatcggatgaagaagaagatgaagaagaagatatAAAACCAATTATAAAATCAGAGAGATTATCCCCTTGTGAACTGGATTCGAGTTTGTCACATGATAACTTTGTTAAAGTATTACCAGGTCTTCATTTAACCTTCAACCTTGAAGCAGGATCCTTGTTACCATTAGCAATAAA GGGACGTGTCATGCACGGAAGGCATTTTACGTTTAAGTCTATACTGTCCAATACAGCTGTTACTATAGTGGCACCGACCGTCACTGGAACTCTCGTTTCTAGGGAAAAACCATATGTAGTTCAGGGACCATGGTTACAGGTTCTGCTTCCAGAAGATCTATCAGAGAAGATGGCACAAgagtttcaaattttaaattcgccAAATGAA GTCCAATTGCCAAAGACGTTCTCCTGGCCCGAGCACAAACTCGTTATTACCGTTATCAACGATTGA
- the Amrt gene encoding TM2 domain-containing protein 2 amaretto, whose protein sequence is MRLLFLIIIIVCLCDMRMCSENTPTNKTADFLQEYRPEGPLVLCKFLPKEFIECEEPVDHKGNKTAKEETGFGCVKFGGSRYEDVEKTKVSCTVLPDIECYGPRTFFHEGVPCIKYSDHYFVTTLLCSILLGFLGVDRFHLGQNGPALGKLFSIGAAGVWWIFDVILLVTDSLQPEDGSNWNPYA, encoded by the exons ATGAGGTTACTGTTTTTGAtcataattattgtttgcCTCTGTGATATGCGAATGTGTTCGGAAAATACGCCAACAAATAAAACTGCCGACTTCCTGCAGGAATATAGGCCCGAAGGACCACTGGTGctttgtaaattttt ACCAAAAGAGTTCATAGAATGCGAGGAACCGGTCGATCACAAAGGCAATAAAACTGCCAAGGAAGAAACTGGATTCGGATGCGTGAAG TTTGGAGGCTCCAGGTACGAAGATGTTGAAAAGACAAAAGTATCTTGCACAGTATTACCAGATATCGAATGTTATGGACCAAGAACATTCTTCCATGAAGGAGTtccttgtataaaatatagtgatcattattttgttactacTCTACTTTGTAGCATACTGTTAGGTTTCTTAGGCGTGGATAGATTTCATTTAGGTCAAAACGGTCCTGCCctaggaaaattgttttcaattggTGCAGCAGGAGTATGGTGGATATTTGACGTAATATTGTTAGTGACAGATTCCTTACAACCTGAAGATGGTAGCAATTGGAATCCTTACGCGTAA
- the Eif2bbeta gene encoding eukaryotic translation initiation factor 2B subunit beta, translating to MIDAKAENIHESVLKLIDDIRYGDIKGTYNIVVATMSVLKEIINNSEWTTAKNLMDVIRRNGKYLVESIPLESCIGNMVRRILKIIREEYTSELQNKTEETDSQDSLHKIITAESDRVDFNRPVASLKLALMDHINEFEVELETCAENITSLAPEHIHSNEIIMTIGKSNLVEEFFKKAAATRAFEVILAEGGPSLDGHEMAVNLAKAKIKTTLISDAAIFAMMSRVNKVIIGTHTVMANGGLRAISGSHTVAQAAKHYSVPVMVLLPLYKLCPLYLCSHEQDGFNKHVSPMKGVINGANTQLLEKIHIYNPVFDYVPPELVTLFISNTGGNAPSYVYRLLSELYHLDDYEL from the exons atgattgacgCAAAAGCTGAAAATATTCACGAGAGCGTATTAAAACTAATAGACGATATCCGCTATGG tgATATCAAGGGAACATATAATATCGTGGTGGCAACTATGTcggttttaaaagaaattataaacaacTCTGAGTGGACTACTGCAAA gAATCTTATGGATGTAATAAGACGTAATGGAAAATACTTAGTAGAATCAATCCCTCTTGAATCCTGTATTGGGAACATGGTCAGgaggatattaaaaattattcgtgaGGAATATACTTcggaattacaaaataaaacggAGGAGACAGATTCACAAGATTCTTTGCATAAAATTATCACTGCAGAGAGTGATCGTGTTGATTTTAACAGACCTGTGGCTTCTTTGAAGTTAGCTCTTATGGACCACATTAATGAATTTGAAGTTGAATTAGAGACatg tgctgaaaatattacaagtttGGCTCCTGAGCACATTCATTCTAACGAAATCATTATGACAATTGGTAAATCTAATTTAgtagaagaattttttaagaaggCTGCCGCAACAAGAGCATTTGAAGTTATACTAGCTGAAGGTGGACCATCTTTGGAT GGTCATGAAATGGCAGTCAATCTTGCAAAAGCAAAAATTAAGACTACTCTAATATCGGATGCAGCAATTTTTGCAATGATGTCGCgtgtaaataaagtaataattggTACACACACAGTTATGGCAAACGGAGGGCTGAGAGCAATTTCAGGCTCCCATACTGTTGCTCAGGCTGCAAAACATTATTCTGTTCCAGTAATGGTGTTATTGCCACTTTACAAATTGTGTCCATTATATCTCTGTTCTCACGAACAGGATGGGTTTAATAAACATGTTTCTCCAATGAAGGGTGTAATCAATGGTGCCAATACACAGTTACTAGAGAAGATTCACATATACAATCCAGTTTTTGATTATGTACCACCAGAGTTGGTCAcgctatttatttcaaatac GGGTGGAAATGCACCATCTTATGTCTATAGATTACTTAGCGAATTGTACCACCTAGACGACTATGAGTTATAA
- the LOC144468109 gene encoding protein PBDC1, with protein MAFVGDVTADQLIAGSNVLSRPAEEFDNDPSVETMWAIKAMEHAEVYFNILCSVDPKLLKLTPHDNQIYKTFRDTFPNLKIDKIDEDELKSEDAKTEWRPFCEQFKELVDDYSFGTLLRADCEGDYSEANSILTTRIQFYAIELARNREGHNDGIRKKYKPKQIKEKS; from the exons ATGGCGTTCGTCGGAGATGTT acTGCTGATCAACTGATAGCTGGTTCTAATGTGCTGTCTAGACCCGCGGAGGAATTTGACAATGAT ccTTCTGTGGAAACTATGTGGGCAATAAAAGCAATGGAGCACGCTGaggtttattttaat attttatgtTCAGTTGATCCTAAACTACTAAAACTTACTCCCCATGACAACCAAATATACAAAACCTTTCGAGATACTTTTCCCAATCTGAAAATAGACAAGATAGATGAGGATGAATTGAAGTCGGAAGATGCAAAAACAGAATGGAGACCATTTTGTGAACAGTTCAAAGAGCTTGTTGATGATTATAGTTTTGGTACATTGCTGAGGGCAGATTGTGAAGGTGATTACTCGGAAGCAAACAGTATACTCACGACTAGGATACAATTCTATGCTATTGAACTTGCCAGAAACAGAGAAGGACATAATGATGGTATCAGGAAAAAATACAAGCctaaacaaattaaagagaaGTCAtag